CGACGACCGCCCTGCGCTGGATCGGCCAGATGGTCGATTCCGGGTTGCTCGAGCGGGTCGAGGACGAAACCGACCGCCGGCGCGCCTTCATCGCCCTGTCCGATCGCACGGCGGAGGCGATGGCGCGTTATTTCCAGGAAATCGGCAAGGCGGCGGACAAGCTGGTCTGAAGCCGGTCTTGCGGACGGCGAAAGCAGCTTCGTTCCCTCCGCGTCCGGTGCAGGCGGGCCAGGCCGCCGGTACACCGCCCGATACCCTCCGAGCCCCAGCGCAGGCTGGGGCCTCAGGCCGCTGGCGTGTCGCCGGTAACCCTCCGCGCACCCACGCAGGCGGGGACCAGGCCGCCGGCGCTATGTCCGATACCCTTCCGAGCCCCAGCGAAGGCTGGGGCCTCAGGCCGCTGGCGCTGCGCCCGATAGCACGAGGTCCCAGCCTGCGCTGGGACTCGGGAAGGGGGTCAGGTTATGGCAAAAATGGCTTGACAATTATAACCTATTGGGTTATAGGAGCCCCGCCAGTCCACTCTGGCACACAGCGACGGGGGCGGAGCGTGTACGCGTCACGCAGGCCGCTTCGTCCAGACGGCCGGTGCCTCGGGGGGCTAGTGACCTTCAGAGAAAGCCCCCTTTGCCGGTATGCGAGGAGTTTTCGGGGGACCTGTCCCTTTCCGCCCTGCGGTGGGCCTCAACGCCGCAGAGCCAGGGACACCCCCGACGGATACGGTGCCGGCGAGCCCTGGCCGTATCTCGCCTCGCAGCCCTCAGGGCCGAGCGAAAGGTTGCCGTAACCCCTTTCGCCGTTCGCAACGATGTTACCAAGGCAACCCTGTGACGCCCAGGTGGCAATCCTGTGATGCCCAGGCGGCACCGGCCGATTCCGTCCGCTTGCCTTCATGCCCCGGCGCAAGGTCCGCATTCGCCAGCGGATGGTGGGGTGTGCCTGCTTGCCTGCTTTTCCGTTTCTCTCCCCCCTCCGTTTCCCCCCCTCTCCGATCCCCAGCGCAGGCTGGGGTCTCGTGCTAGCAGGCGACACGCCAGCGGCCTGAGGCCCCTGCCTTCGCAGGGGCTCGGGAAGGTATCAGACGCAGCGCCAGCGGCCTGAGGCCCCAGCCTGCGCTGGGGCTCGGGGAGGTAGCGGCCCGGGAGCCCCCGGCCTTAGCTGTCGGCACGCCGGCGCAGCACGAGAGTCAGGCCCGTGGCGGGAAGCTCTGCCGGCGGCTGTGCGTCTGTGTCCAGCGGCCGGCGAACCGCGTCGGCGCGCGCGCGGTCGAGGATTGCGGGGGGGACGCGGGAGTCGTGGAGCACCGTGTCCGCCTGGCCCAGCCAGCGCGCTTCGCGCAAAGTGAGGTCGTCGGGATCGTCGCTTGCCAGATCGATCTCGATCGGGGCAACCGGCTTCTCGTCGCTCGCGTCCTGCAGCCACGATGCGACGCGATCCGCCGCCACCCCGCGCAGCGGATCGAGCGCGCCCCCCTCGGCCAGCGCGGCATCGAGCGCGCGCCGGCGGTCGGCGGCGTCGGGAAAGCGGCTGCGAAGCACGTCGCGCGCGGCATAAAGCGCTTCGGCAAGTTGCCCCAGCGGGGGCGGCAGAACGGCTTCGAGCCGCAACCGCAAATGCTTGGCAAGGCCGGCCGATGCACCGCCGGTTCCGACCGCCACCAGCACCGGATTGCGGTCGAGCACGCTCGGCACGGTGAAGTCGCACAAGTCCGGCCGGTCGGTCGCGTTGACCAGCAGGCCGCGCGCTTTCAGCCGCCGGACTGCGGCTTCAGCCTCCCCTGCGTCGTCGATAGCCACGAAAGCGAGGCGCGCATGGTGCGCCTCCGCCTCGCCGCAGCAGGTGCCGCCGGCGCGTTCGACCAGCCGCCGTTTCGCGTCCGCCGCATCGCCTTCGCCCAGCACCACGACCCGGGTGCCGGCGATGCGATGGAAGAGCGGCAGGCTTCTCATAACCAGTCGGGCACCCGTTCCACGTCCATGATCGTATCGGCCGGAATGCGGTCGGCGACGACCGCGAACCGGTTACCGTCCACCAGCACTTCGGCCACGAAGCCGCGGCTGTTGTAGCTCGAGGCCATCGTCGCGCCATAGGCACCGGCGGTGCGGAACACCGCGAGGTCGCCGGCCGAAAGCGCGTCGGTCTCGCGGTCCATCGCGAAGGTATCGCCGGTCTCGCAGATCGGGCCGACGACATGCGCGGTCGCTTTCTCCCCGCTGGGCGCAACGGCTTCGATATCGTGCCAGGCGCCGTACATCGCGGGGCGGGCGAGATCGTTCATCGCCGCGTCGACGATCACGAACGGAGGGCCGTTGCCGCTGCGCTTGGTGCGGATCACGCGGGTCAGCAGGACCCCGGCGTTGCCGGCGATGACCCGGCCCGGCTCGAACGTCAGCCGCACGCCCCAGTCGCGCGTGACCCGCGCGACCATTGCGCCGTATTCGGCCGGGGAGGGCATGACCTCGCCCGCCTTGTAGGGCACGCCGAGACCGCCGCCGAGATCGGCGTGGGTGATCGTATGCCCCTGGCCCCGCAGTTCCGCGATCAGCCCGCCGAGCTTGGTGAAGGCGCTTTCGAGCGGCTCGAGATCGGCGAGCTGGCTGCCGATGTGGACGGCCACGCCGCGCATATCGAGCCCGGCCTCGTCCGCCAGCGCGGCATAGACCGCGCCGGCGCGGTCGAGCGGGACGCCGAACTTGTTCTCGCGCTTGCCGGTGGAGATCTTCTCGTGCGTGCGCGCATCGACATCGGGGTTGACCCGCAGCGCGCAGGCGGCCGTCCGCCCGATGCGCCGCGCGATGGCGGCCAGCTCGTACCCCTCTTCCTCCGATTCGATGTTGAACTGCCCGATCCCCGCCTCCAGCGCCTGGACCAGCTCGTCGTGCGTCTTGCCGACGCCGGAAAAGACCACGTCCGCCGGGGCCATGCCCGCGGCCAGGGCGCGCGTCAGCTCGCCGCCGGAGACCACGTCCGCGCCATAGCCTTCCTGCCGCAGGACGCTGAGCACCGCGAGGTTGGGATTGGCCTTTACCGCGAAAGCGACATGGGCGTTATCGAGGCCCGACAGGGCTTCGCGAAACACCCGCGCATGGCGCACCAGCGTGGCGCGCGAATAGACGTAGACCGGCGTGCCCACCGCCTGGGCGATGTCCGGCAGCGGTACGTCCTCGGCATGGAGAATGCCGTTCCTGAGTTCGAAATGATCCATGCGCGGCCGCTTAGCGAGAGGAAGGGGGACAGTCGAGCAAGCCTTGCTTGCCCGGCGGATATGCCGGCATCCGTCGGGGGGGGGCGGGGGGGCGGGGCGTCGATGCGCGCTATTCGGGCGGCAGGTCGAAGGGGTCGTCTTCCCGTTCTTCGGAGCGCTTGCGCAGCTCCACGCTGCGTTCGGGCGCCGCCTGCGGCTCGAGCGCGAGGAGATCCTCCGGCTCCGGCCGGACTTCCGCCCCGTAGGGGGCGGGGGGCAGCGAGCCGCCCGCCGGCGGTTCCAGATCGGCGCGTTGTCCGCAGCCTGCGAGCAGGGCGGCCAGAGCGGCCAAAGCCAAGGGAGGGAAGATCCGGCGCATTATCGCTCCATGCCCAGCGCCTTGTGCGCTTCGTCGACGCGCTGCCTTACCTGATCGGGCGCGGTCCCGCCATAGGATGCGCGCGCCGCGACCGAGGCATCGACCGAGAGCGCGGCATAGACCCCTTCACCGATGCGCGGATCGATCGCCTGCAACTCGTCGAGCGAGAGCTTGTCGAGCGCGACGCCGCGCTCTTCCGCCAGCTTCACCGCGGCGCCGGTGATATGATGCGCCTCGCGGAAGGGAATGTCCGCCTCGCGCACCAGCCAGTCGGCGAGGTCGGTTGCGGTGGCGAAGCCCATTTCGGCCGCCGCGCGCATCCGCGCGGTGTCGAACGTGCTGTCGGCGACCATCCCGGTCATGGCCGCGATCGACAGCGCCAGCAGTCCGGCCGCTTCGAACACCGGCGGCTTGTCGTCCTGCATGTCCTTCGAATAGGCGAGCGGCAGGCCCTTCATCGTCACCATCAGCGCGGTCAGACAGCCGACGATGCGCCCGGCGTGGCCCCGGACCAGCTCCGCCGCGTCGGGGTTCTTCTTCTGCGGCATGATCGAGCTGCCCGTGCTCAGCGTATCGGGCATTCGGATGAAGCCGAACGGCTGGCTGGCCCAGAGGATCATCTCTTCCGCCAGCCGCGACAGGTGCAGCGCGCACTGGGCGGCGGCCTGGAGGTAGTCGATCGCGAAATCGCGGTCGGACACGGCATCGAGGCTGTTCGCCGTCGGCCGGTCGAACCCCAGCGCCTCGCAGGTCGCCTGGCGGTCGATGGGAAAGCCGGTGCCCGCCAGCGCGGCGGACCCCAGCGGGCATTCGTTGAGCCGCGCGCGCGCATCGGCAAACCGGCTGCGGTCGCGGCGGATCATCTCGTAATAGGCCATCAGGTGATGGCCGAGCGTGACCGGCTGGGCTGTCTGGAGGTGGGTGAAGCCGGGCATGACGCTGCCCGCGTGCTCGCCCGCGCGCGTCACCAGCGCCCGCTGCAGCGCCGCCAGCCCGGCATCGGCCTGGTCGATCGTCTCGCGCACCCAGAGGCGGAAGTCGGTCGCCACCTGATCGTTGCGGCTGCGCGCGGTGTGGAGCCGCCCGGCCGCCGGGCCGATCAGTTCGGCGAGCCGGCTTTCGGTGGTCATGTGAATGTCTTCGAGGTCCCAGTCCTCCGGCACGCCCTCGGCCGCGTACTCGGCCGCGACGGCGTCCAGGCCGCGCGAAATGGTATCGGCGTCCTCTCCGGTGACGATTCCCTGTGCCGCGAGCATCGCGACATGGGCCTTGCTGGCGGCAATGTCGTGCCGCCAGAGCGCCTTGTCGAACGGGATCGAGGCGTTGATTTCGCGCATGATCGCGCTAGGGCCTTCGGCGAAGCGCCCGCCCCACATCGCATTGGATCCGCCCGTGTCGTTCTTGTCGTCGTTCCGGTTGTCGTTCACGTGTGTCGCCCTGGCTCTGGTTCTGGCCGGCTGCGATAGGCAAGCGCCGGAGGCGGCGCAAGGCGAGGGCGCGTCGGCGGAAGACAAGGCCGGCCTGGCCGGCATCTTCGACCGCAGCCATGCAGGCGACCTGATGCCGGCGATCGAAGTGGTCGACCCGGACGGCGAGACGTTCAATCTCGCCGCCGCGCAGGGCACGCCGGTCCTGCTCAACCTCTGGGCGACCTGGTGTGCGCCCTGCGTCAAGGAAATGCCCCAGCTCGACGATCTTGCCGGCGAATATGGCGACAGCTTGCGCGTCGTCACGGTAAGCCAGGATATGGGCGGCGCGGAGAAAGTCCGCCCCTTCTTCGCGAGCATGGGCTTCGATCATCTCGAACCGTGGATGGAACCCGACCTCGAACTGGGCTTTGCGCTCGAGAGCCAGAGCCTGCCGACCACCGTGCTCTATGACGCGAGCGGCCGCGAAGTGTGGCGCGTTGTCGGCGAGCACGACTGGTCCGGCGCCGACGTGCGCGAGGCGATCGCCGAAGCCGTCGACTAACCGGTCGTGCGCGGCGGCGACGGGGCAGGGGACGTCCCGATCGTCGGGCGCCACCTGGCGCTGCAGAGCGCCGGTGGATCGGTCGGCCGCGCACGATCCCTATATTTCTCGTTCGCTGTTCCAGAATTGCGAACGACGGCGTGGGTCCGGTTCCCTGGTGGGCGGTGACGGGTTCGAACCGCCGACCCCCTCGGTGTAAACGAGATGCTCTACCAGCTGAGCTAACCGCCCCATGGGAAGCGCCAGCACATAGCGTGCATTGGCGGAGAATCAATTGCCGTTGGCCTCGCGGCTTTGCGGCGCTAGGGCGCGCTGGGTATGAACCGACCGCATATCCGCATCCTCGCCACGGGCGGCACGATTGCCGGGTCCGCCGGATCGGCGCTGAAGCGCGGTTACCGGCCCGGCCAGATCGGGATCGCCGAGATGGTGGCCCAGGCGCAGGCGCTGGGTCTGGAGGCCGAGCTGGACGGGCACGAAGTGGCCGCAGTCGGTTCGCAGGACATCGGCTGGCGCGAATGGCAGGCGCTCCACCGCCACATCGCCGATGCCTATGCCGACGACGGGGTGGACGGCGTGATCGTGACCCACGGCACCGACACGGCCGAGGAAACGGCCTGGCTGCTGGACCTCACGCGGCCCGCCGGCAAGCCCGTCGTCCTGGTCGGCGCCATGCGCCCGGCCGATGCGGTCGGGAGCGACGGGATGCGCAATTTCGCCAATGCCGTGCGGGTGGCGGGGGATCCCGATGCCTCGGGGCGCGGCGTGCTGGTGGTGATGGGCGACGCCGTCTTTGCCGCAAGCGACGTGCGAAAATCCGCCACTGCGCAGATCGATGCCTTCCGCGGGTTTCCGCGCGGGCCGCTGGGCCTGGTCAATCCCGCCTCGCTCGACTGGTTCGGGCCGCCGGCACGCCCCGGCGACCCGGCGCGCTTCGCCTGGCCGGAGGCGCTGCCGCGGGTGGAAATCGTCTATGCCCACGCCGACATGGATGCCGCGCCCGTGCACGCCGCGCTGGCAGCCGGATCGCGCGGGCTGGTGCTGGCCGGGCTGGGCCACGGCAATGCGCCCGCTTCCGTCATCGCCGCGCTGGCCGAAGCCGGCGTGCCGGTGGTCCGCTCGAGCCGCGTCGACGAAGGCTCGGTCGATCGCAATGTCGAACTCGACGACGATGGCCTGGGCTTCGTCGCCGCGCGCGCGCTCAATCCGCAAAAGGCGCGCATATTGCTGCAACTGCTGATTGCCGAAGGTGTCGACGAGATAGCCGCGATGCAGGCGGCGTTCGACCGGCGATAGCCATGCAAGCCCCGGCCTTCGCCGGGGCCCCCGCGTGGGGATGACTCTCTATCCCCAGGGCGTGACCAGATATTTCTCGCCCGTCTTCATCGCGCGATAATCTGTCGCCGCGTCCTTCTCCAGCATCTGCTCCAGCGTCACCTCGCGCTTGTAGTGGCTGGCGAAAGTCGTGGTGAGATTGTCGAGCACGCGCTTGCGCATCCGGCCCACGGTTTCCGCGCCCGCCTGCGCGAGGAACGGGGTTAGCAGCCAGCCCGAGAGCGTCCAGCCGAAGCCGTAGCTGGGCGTCAGGATCGTCGGGCCGAGATCGAGCCGGCCGTAGATGAACATGCGCTTCTGCTGGTTGGAGCCGTAGCGCGAATATTCGCGCATCTTGCCCACGGCGACCCGCTCCATCGCCTTGAAACAGGCATCGACCGTCTTGCCGCCGCCGATCGGATCGAACCCGTAATAGGCATCGGTCGCGTCGATCGCAGCGCAGAGCTGCTCCATGAAATCGTCGTCCGACGAGTTGACGACGTGTTTCGCGCCAAGCCCTTTCAGCAGGTCGACCTGTTCCTGCTTGCGCACGATATTGACCAGCGCGATCCCGTCTTCCTGGCAGATGCGGTTGAGCATCTGGCCGAGGTTGGAGGCGGCGGCGGAATGGATGATCGCCTTTTGCCCGTCCATCTTCGCATTCTCGACAAAGCCCAGGGCGGTCATCGGATTGACGAAAGCGCTCGCCCCGTCGCGCGCGGAGTTGTCGCCCAGCGGCAGACACATGGCGGCATCGGCGATGGCATATTGGGAGAAGGCCTGGCCCGGGACGCAGGCGACGCGCTGGCCGACGAGCGCCTGGGCCGCTTCCGAATCGCCCGCCGCGACCACCGTGCCCGCGCCCTCGTTGCCGACCGGCAGGCGCTGCCCGTGGCGGCCCTTGGCGCCCGAGTTGAAGGGTTCGGGCATATGGGCGACGAGTTTGCCGGGCGAGAACTCCGCATTGTCGATGTCCGCCTGGCCGAACAGCAGCGCAAGGTCGCTCGGGTTGATCGGCGCGGCTTCCATCTTCACCAGCACCTGGTTGCCGGTCGGGTCGGGAAACTGCGTTTCGGCGACTTCCACCGTCAGGGTGCCGTCGGCCGCGAGGGTGGTGAAAAGCTGCTTGCCGGCGGTGGTCATCGGTCGATTTCCTCTCTCTGGTTTTCGAGGCGGCTGCGCCAGCAGCTTCGCCTCCCCGGAACGAACGGTTGTGGTTTGCAACGCTCTCTAGCGACCTTCGGGGCAAGGTGCGAGACCGGATTTGACCATACCCGCGATACGAACGACGATCGGCCCGGAAGGGGTCAGGGATAGACCGCCCGCACGAAATAGAGCCCGCCGGGCGGAGCATTGAGGCCCAGCGCCTGGCGGTCGCGCGCGGCCAGCGCCTCGGCCACCTGCTCCTCCCGCCAGCGGCCCATGCCGACGAGCGCGAGGCAGCCGACCATCGAGCGGACCTGGTGGTGGAGAAAGCTGCGCGCCTCCGCCTCGATCAGCACGTCCTCGCCCGCGCGGCGGACGGCGAGGCGGTCGAGCGTCTTGACCGGGCTCGCCGCCTGACAGTGGACCGAGCGAAAAGTGGTGAAGTCGTGCCGCCCGACCAGCGCCTGCGCGGCGCGGTGCATGGCGTCGGCATCGAGCGGCTGCGGCACTTGCCACGCGCGATCCTTGTCGAGCGTGAGCGGCGCGCGGCGGTTGACGATCCGGTATTCGTAAGCGCGCCCGATGCAACTGAAGCGCGCGTGCCAGTCGTCCGGCACGATCTCGCATCCGATCACCGCGATCGGATCGGGGCGGAGAAGCGCGTTCAGCGCCTCCATCAGCCGGAACGGCTCGAACGGCTTTTCGATGTCGACATGGCTGCGCATGGCGAGCGCGTGGACACCGGTATCGGTGCGGCCCGAGGAATGGAGCGTCGCGTGCTCGCCCGTCACCGCATGGACCGCGCGCTCGACCGCTTCCTGCACGCTCGGCCCGTGCGGCTGGCGCTGCAGGCCCATGAACGGCGTGCCGTCGAATTCGAGCGTGAGCGCGAAGCGGGTCATGCCTTGCCGGGTCAGCGCGCCTCGGCGCGGGCGAGCGCTTCGAGCAGGCGCGGCTCGAACACCTCGGGCGCTTCGACTTGCGGCGAATGGCCCAGATCGTCGAAAACGACGAGTTCGCCGTCGGGGAAGCGGCGCGCCGCTTCGGGCGCGAGGGCCGGGATTGCGCGAAGCCTCTGCTGCACGTCCGGCGGCGCCTGCCCTTTGCCGAAAGTGGTCGTGTCCAGCATCCCCACCATCAGCGTGACCGGCATGGTCAGACGCTCCAGATGCTGGGAGATCGGCTGGGTCAGGATCATCTCGCTGGTCTTGGCCTGGGCGTAAGCGACGGCATCGCCGCTGGCGTACTGGCCTGCGAGCATCCGCACCCAGCGGTCGTAGCGCGGCTTCCATTCGCCGTGGTAATATGTGTCGAGCTGGTACTGGCGGATATCGTCGTAACCCTTGGCCCGCTCCTGCTCGACCAGCTTCGACAGCGGCACGTAAGGCACGCCTTCGGCCATCCGGTCGGTCAGCCCCAGCGGATTGATCAGCACGAGCTGGCGGACCGCGCCCGGATACATGTGCGCGAAATGCATCGCCAGCATGCCGCCGGTCGAATGGCCGATCACCGCGGCATCGGCGATCCCCTGCCGCTCCATCAGCGCGCGGGTGAAGGCCGCCATCATGGCGAACGTGTACTGCGCCTCGCGCGGCTTGGAGGATTTGCAGAACCCGATCTGGTCGGGAATCAGCACGCGGTAGCCGGCGGCGAGCAGCGCCTCGGCCGTGCCCTGCCAGGTCGCCCCGCAGAAGTTCTTGCCGTGCAGCAGCACGACGCTGCGGCCGTTGGGCTCGTCCGGGGCGACGTCCATGAAGGCCATCTGCGCCGCGGTATCGCCGAGCTGGACCGGCATTGTCTCCACCGGCCACGGATATGCGAAATGTTCGAGATCGACGCCCAACTGCTGGACCGCAGGGGACGGGGCCTCCGGCTGCGCGGCGGCGGGGTGCGCCAGCGCGGCGAGGCCGATGGCGGCGGCAAGGATGCGGAGAAAGGGCGGTGTCTTCATGGTCGTTCGGCTCCGGTATTGCGCGGCGTCGGGATCATTCCACCATCGTCCCTGATGGCACCGCCCTTCCGCGCAGGAAGGCCGCGACGTCCATCGCGGGCTTGCCGGCGCGCTGGATGCGGGTGGGGCGGAGCGCGGCGTAGCCGCAGGCGATGGTGAACTCGTCGTCGAGCGCCGTACCAGGCTTCCCCTCGCGCGCGACCACGTCGGCTTTCAGCACTTTGATCCGCTCGCCGCCGAGGGTGAACCAGGCGCCGGGGGAGGGGGCCATGGC
The sequence above is a segment of the Pelagerythrobacter marensis genome. Coding sequences within it:
- a CDS encoding siroheme synthase: MRSLPLFHRIAGTRVVVLGEGDAADAKRRLVERAGGTCCGEAEAHHARLAFVAIDDAGEAEAAVRRLKARGLLVNATDRPDLCDFTVPSVLDRNPVLVAVGTGGASAGLAKHLRLRLEAVLPPPLGQLAEALYAARDVLRSRFPDAADRRRALDAALAEGGALDPLRGVAADRVASWLQDASDEKPVAPIEIDLASDDPDDLTLREARWLGQADTVLHDSRVPPAILDRARADAVRRPLDTDAQPPAELPATGLTLVLRRRADS
- the lysA gene encoding diaminopimelate decarboxylase, which codes for MDHFELRNGILHAEDVPLPDIAQAVGTPVYVYSRATLVRHARVFREALSGLDNAHVAFAVKANPNLAVLSVLRQEGYGADVVSGGELTRALAAGMAPADVVFSGVGKTHDELVQALEAGIGQFNIESEEEGYELAAIARRIGRTAACALRVNPDVDARTHEKISTGKRENKFGVPLDRAGAVYAALADEAGLDMRGVAVHIGSQLADLEPLESAFTKLGGLIAELRGQGHTITHADLGGGLGVPYKAGEVMPSPAEYGAMVARVTRDWGVRLTFEPGRVIAGNAGVLLTRVIRTKRSGNGPPFVIVDAAMNDLARPAMYGAWHDIEAVAPSGEKATAHVVGPICETGDTFAMDRETDALSAGDLAVFRTAGAYGATMASSYNSRGFVAEVLVDGNRFAVVADRIPADTIMDVERVPDWL
- the lptM gene encoding LPS translocon maturation chaperone LptM; the encoded protein is MRRIFPPLALAALAALLAGCGQRADLEPPAGGSLPPAPYGAEVRPEPEDLLALEPQAAPERSVELRKRSEEREDDPFDLPPE
- the argH gene encoding argininosuccinate lyase; protein product: MWGGRFAEGPSAIMREINASIPFDKALWRHDIAASKAHVAMLAAQGIVTGEDADTISRGLDAVAAEYAAEGVPEDWDLEDIHMTTESRLAELIGPAAGRLHTARSRNDQVATDFRLWVRETIDQADAGLAALQRALVTRAGEHAGSVMPGFTHLQTAQPVTLGHHLMAYYEMIRRDRSRFADARARLNECPLGSAALAGTGFPIDRQATCEALGFDRPTANSLDAVSDRDFAIDYLQAAAQCALHLSRLAEEMILWASQPFGFIRMPDTLSTGSSIMPQKKNPDAAELVRGHAGRIVGCLTALMVTMKGLPLAYSKDMQDDKPPVFEAAGLLALSIAAMTGMVADSTFDTARMRAAAEMGFATATDLADWLVREADIPFREAHHITGAAVKLAEERGVALDKLSLDELQAIDPRIGEGVYAALSVDASVAARASYGGTAPDQVRQRVDEAHKALGMER
- a CDS encoding TlpA disulfide reductase family protein; amino-acid sequence: MSFLSSFRLSFTCVALALVLAGCDRQAPEAAQGEGASAEDKAGLAGIFDRSHAGDLMPAIEVVDPDGETFNLAAAQGTPVLLNLWATWCAPCVKEMPQLDDLAGEYGDSLRVVTVSQDMGGAEKVRPFFASMGFDHLEPWMEPDLELGFALESQSLPTTVLYDASGREVWRVVGEHDWSGADVREAIAEAVD
- a CDS encoding asparaginase, producing the protein MNRPHIRILATGGTIAGSAGSALKRGYRPGQIGIAEMVAQAQALGLEAELDGHEVAAVGSQDIGWREWQALHRHIADAYADDGVDGVIVTHGTDTAEETAWLLDLTRPAGKPVVLVGAMRPADAVGSDGMRNFANAVRVAGDPDASGRGVLVVMGDAVFAASDVRKSATAQIDAFRGFPRGPLGLVNPASLDWFGPPARPGDPARFAWPEALPRVEIVYAHADMDAAPVHAALAAGSRGLVLAGLGHGNAPASVIAALAEAGVPVVRSSRVDEGSVDRNVELDDDGLGFVAARALNPQKARILLQLLIAEGVDEIAAMQAAFDRR
- a CDS encoding zinc-binding dehydrogenase; amino-acid sequence: MTTAGKQLFTTLAADGTLTVEVAETQFPDPTGNQVLVKMEAAPINPSDLALLFGQADIDNAEFSPGKLVAHMPEPFNSGAKGRHGQRLPVGNEGAGTVVAAGDSEAAQALVGQRVACVPGQAFSQYAIADAAMCLPLGDNSARDGASAFVNPMTALGFVENAKMDGQKAIIHSAAASNLGQMLNRICQEDGIALVNIVRKQEQVDLLKGLGAKHVVNSSDDDFMEQLCAAIDATDAYYGFDPIGGGKTVDACFKAMERVAVGKMREYSRYGSNQQKRMFIYGRLDLGPTILTPSYGFGWTLSGWLLTPFLAQAGAETVGRMRKRVLDNLTTTFASHYKREVTLEQMLEKDAATDYRAMKTGEKYLVTPWG
- the truA gene encoding tRNA pseudouridine(38-40) synthase TruA; this encodes MTRFALTLEFDGTPFMGLQRQPHGPSVQEAVERAVHAVTGEHATLHSSGRTDTGVHALAMRSHVDIEKPFEPFRLMEALNALLRPDPIAVIGCEIVPDDWHARFSCIGRAYEYRIVNRRAPLTLDKDRAWQVPQPLDADAMHRAAQALVGRHDFTTFRSVHCQAASPVKTLDRLAVRRAGEDVLIEAEARSFLHHQVRSMVGCLALVGMGRWREEQVAEALAARDRQALGLNAPPGGLYFVRAVYP
- a CDS encoding alpha/beta hydrolase, with protein sequence MKTPPFLRILAAAIGLAALAHPAAAQPEAPSPAVQQLGVDLEHFAYPWPVETMPVQLGDTAAQMAFMDVAPDEPNGRSVVLLHGKNFCGATWQGTAEALLAAGYRVLIPDQIGFCKSSKPREAQYTFAMMAAFTRALMERQGIADAAVIGHSTGGMLAMHFAHMYPGAVRQLVLINPLGLTDRMAEGVPYVPLSKLVEQERAKGYDDIRQYQLDTYYHGEWKPRYDRWVRMLAGQYASGDAVAYAQAKTSEMILTQPISQHLERLTMPVTLMVGMLDTTTFGKGQAPPDVQQRLRAIPALAPEAARRFPDGELVVFDDLGHSPQVEAPEVFEPRLLEALARAEAR